The window CCCGCCGCTCCTCGGTCCCGATTTCCTCGACGGCCACTGCCGGCCGAGtcccgccgcccccgccccaCGCGTGGGTGACGCCCGGCCGCAGGGCGCCGGGGGCTCCGAGCCGCTCCCCCGTCTGCGGCTGCCGAGCGCCGTCCCGGCAccgcccgcccgcagccgcCGGCTTTTCCCGAGGAAAGCCGCTGTATGGCAAACGCcggccggggctgcgggggcggcgcggcgctCGGGGGCGCACCGCACCGACGGTTCCCCGCTCCCGGCCGCTGCCTTTCCGCTCCCGCTTCACGCACCCCCTTTGCCACCGTGGGCTTCGAGCGGCCGCCGGCGTGAGGCCGGCCCCGGCCGTCAGCAGAGCGGCATGCACCCCCCTCCCCCACGGCGGGCAGTGAGGGGACAGGGCGAAGCGCCGCGGGGAGCGAGAGGCCGGGCCCTCCGCTTTCCCCCGCGGGGCCGGCGGGCGGGGCCGGGAGGCGCAGTGCGGCGCTGTCGCCGCTGGGGGGCGCCCGACGCCCGCGATTGCGGCCGGGCCGGCGACGGCGCGGGGGCGGCCTCTGGCCGCTGGGAGGGCTCCGTCAACGGCCGTCGCGCGGGACGCGGAGCCCTCCGCCCCCAGCGCGCTGAGCCCCGCGGGAGCCCGGCGGCCGTGAGCGGCTGTCATCGCCCCGCGCGTCCAGCTACCAACCGCCGCGTCCCCGCGCCGGGCGTGACGCCGGGGTCACGCAGCTGCCGGCGGCTGCTCTGCCCGCGACTCGCCTCGACGCGGCCCCATCGCTCCCCAGGGCGACGGGGATGCGTCTGCATCGCGGGGGGTGACGCGCTGCTGCGTGACCGCAACGGAAAGTGCGGAGAGCAGCGGAGCGTGCGCGGGGAGCGCTCGCTGCCCGGCGGGGGTCGGGGTCCCCGCCCTGTGGCGCAGAAGCTGTTCCCACCTGCTGCGTGATGTCCCTTAGAAACCATAAAGCAACATTTATGGGGGAATAAAAAGTTATATTAaatcttttgttctctttattgtTTTGTAACGCTACAGAACGTAACTTGAGTTGTACGCAACGCGCGGCTCGGCCCGCAACGGAGTCCCTCAGGGCCGCCAGCACCGCCCCGCTCTGCCGCCAGCCCTCTGCCCGAACCCGGCGCGGCGGCACGGGCGGCCCTCCGTGGAAGGACTGACTTTATTTGGCGCTGTCTGGGTGCCAGGGGGAGAGGGCTGTGAGCCGCGGAGCTCCGCAGCGGAGCGCTGCGCGGCCGCTGCCGGCCCCGAACCCTCGGCGGAGTCCACGCAGCGTGGAGAGCGCGGGCACGGGGACAGCGCTGCTCGGGATGGAGCTCCTCGCTGGGAAACGACCACGTCGCGGCTCTCGGTTCGCCGCCTCTCGCTGCCCTTCCGCGCACGCACACAGCGAGGCGCTGCCCTTCCCCCGCGGAGCGCGGGGCTCCTTTTCCCACCCACCCGCACCCGTTTCTGTTCCGCGAAGGGAAATTCCAAAGATGAAGCGGGGGAAAACGGCACGGGGCTGTGGCACCTGGGGTTGGATGGAGCTGGAAACACCGCGCGGATGGAAGGAAAGTCGCGCTTTCTCCACTCTCACACTAATTAGCTAAGGCAGCCCAAGAGGGGAAGAAATTTTGTCAAGTTTCCCTTTGTTTACGGTTTTCTCACAACGCTGCCGCGCTCGGTCTGGGAAAGGAAAGTTGGTGCCTGGTGGAAACTCCCTCTCTAAGGAGATGGCTGTTTACCATTACCCGTGTGTGCGCGCTGATGACGAGCGGTGATTTCCCTTACTCCGCCAGGGGAATAGCTGCCTAGCTAGCTAGCTAGCTGCCTGCCCGCCCGCGCTGCCCGCCCTGTCTCCgctgcctgccctcctgcctACGCTGCCCGCTTCGCCTGCCTGCACTGCCTATGCTGCCTGCGCCTCTTTGCCCGCCTGCCCACCCGCCTCTGATGCAGCCAACCTGACGTGCGCCGCGGCCAATAGGGTGCCGCCCCCGGGGGCGTTGCTGCCAGCTGATTGGTTGGCAGGAGCCGAGCGCTGCGCAAAAACAGCGCAGCCGAGCGCTCCCGGCTCAGAAACTGCCGGCAGAGATCAGAGGAGCGGAGCCGGGCTGGAGCCGGGACGGGAGGAGAGCGgcggcagcggcagcagcagcagcagcagcaagcagagagaGGGGTTAGGCGCAAAAGcggcaagagaaaaaaaaaaactgatcgGCACGTCCATAAAACGCAgagtgatgatgatgatgaacaTAAGAATagcaataaaagaagaaaatgaaagactattgatagaagagagaaaaatctaaGATCTAagatctttaaataaaaagaggaaatccCAGAGAAATCAGGGAATGAAAGTTTGGGTAGAGAAGCTGTTCTCTGCCGCTTTTGATATAAAACGCTTCTGCGGgttataattttattattattttttttaatttcgcgattttctgccttttccttgcCTCCGAAGAGGGCATGTCCACCGGCTCCGCCAGCAGCGTCTCCCCCTCCAGCTCCCACCAGGAAGACAAACCGAGGACAatcctgaaatacaaaaatttcttctctgggatttgctgctgctgccgccgctgTTGCTGCCGCGGTGCAGTGCCAAGACTCTCGGAATAAATAAAAGCGGGCTACTGTGCGCCTGTAGATGCGGGCAGCTAATAGCTATTATTAGTTGGCCATTGATTTCGAAGATCACAGATGAAGTGGGGAcgcctttcttcttcatttggTCAGCGTGTGAAACAATAATACTCGTAACAAATAGGAGGGAGATgggggtgaaaaaaaatcttaatatgattcagaagaaataataccTAGCGCACTCCCCCCTAAACCGGAGCCCCCgttccttccccctccccgctccctcTCTCGCCACACGCTCGCAGGCGCGGacacgcacacgcacacacacacacacacaggcgcgcacacacacacacatccacacACAGGCGCACgcactgtgctgtgtgctttcggaggaggtggaggaggtggtggtggtggaggcttttggaaaaggaggaagaggtggTGTTGGGGAGGGGGGGATCTCTTTCCCCGTTGGAGATGATCGTGCTATTCCTCTTTGCCTCGCTCTGGATGCTGGAGGGGGCCCTCGGCCAGCTCCATTACACAGTGCAGGAAGAGCAGGAGCATGGCACGTTCGTGGGGAATATCGCCGAAGACCTGGGCTTGGACATTACAAAACTTTCGGCTCGCCGCTTCCAGACGGCGAGCAACTCCCGCAGCCCTTACCTGGAGCTCAACCTGGAGACCGGGGTGCTCTACGTGAACGAGAAGATTGATCGCGAGCAGATCTGCAAGCAGAgcccctcctgcctgctgcacctGGAGGTCTTCCTGGAGAACCCCCTCGAGCTGTTCCGGGTGGAGATCGAGGTGCTGGACATCAACGACAACCCACCCTCCTTCCCGGAGCCCGACCTCACCGTGGAGATCTCGGAGAGCGCCACGCCGGGCACCCGCTTCCCCCTGGAGAGCGCCTTCGACCCCGACGTGGGCACCAACTCGCTGCGCACCTACGAGATCACTCCCAACAGCTACTTCTCGCTCGACGTGCAGACGCAGGGCGACGGCAACCGCTTCGCCGAGCTGGTGCTGGACAAGCCGCTGGACCGCGAGCAGCAGGCGGTGCACCGCTACGTGCTGACCGCGGTGGACGgcgggcagccccagcagcgcaCCGGCACCGCCCTGCTCACCATCAGGGTGCTGGACTCCAACGACAACGTCCCCGCCTTCGAGCAGCCCGTCTACACCGTGTCGCTGCCGGAGAACTCGCCGCCGGGCACGCTGGTGCTGCAGCTCAACGCCAGCGACCCCGACGAGGGGCAGAACGGCGAGGTCATCTACTCCTTCAGCAGCCACATCTCGGCCCGCGCCCGGGAGCTCTTCGGCATCGCGCCGCGCACCGGGCGCCTGGAGGTGAGCGGCGAGCTGGACTACGAGGAGAGCAGCGTGTACCAGGTGTATGTGCAAGCGAAGGACCTGGGGCCCAACGCCGTGCCGGCGCACTGCAAGGTGCTGGTACGGGTGCTGGACGCCAACGACAACGCGCCCGAGATCAGCTTCTCCACCGTGAAGGAGGCGGTGAGCGAGGCGGCGGCGCCGGGCACCGTGGTGGCCCTCTTCAGCGTCTCGGACCGCGACTCGGAGGAGAACGGGCAGGTGCAGTGCGAGCTGCTGCAGGGCGACGCGCCCTTCCGCCTCAAGAGCTCGTTCAAGAACTACTACACCATCGTCACCGAGGGGCCGCTGGACCGCGAGCAGCCAGGCGGCGACGCCTACACGCTGACGGTGGTGGCGCGGGACCGCGGGGAGCCGCCGCTCAGCACCAGCAAGTCCATCCAGGTGCGGGTGAGCGACGTGAACGACAACGCGCCGCGCTTCAGCCAGCCCGTCTACCAGGTGTACGTGAGCGAGAACAACGTGCCCGGCGCCTACATCTACGCCGTCAGCGCCACCGACCGGGACCAGGGCGCCAACGCCCAGCTCGCCTACTCCATCCTGGAGAGCCAGATCCAGGGCATGTCCGTCTTCACCTACGTCTCCATCAATTCCGAGAACGGCTTCCTCTACGCGCTCCGCTCCTTCGACTACGAGCAGCTCAAGGAGTTCAGCTTCCAGGTGGAGGCTCGCGACGCCGGCGAGGAGCCGCAGCCGCTGGCCGGCAACGCCACCGTCAATATCATCGTCGTGGACCAGAACGACAACGCTCCCGCCATCGTCAGCCCGCTGCCCGGCCGCAACGGCACCCCGGCGCGGGAGGTGCTGCCGCGCGGCGCCGAGCCGGGCTACCTGGTCAGCCGCGTGGCGGCGGTGGACGCCGACGACGGCGACAACGCCCGCCTCACCTACAGCATCGTGCGGGGCAACGAGGCCAGCCTCTTCCGCATGGACTGGCGCACGGGCGAGCTGCGCACGGCGCGCAGGGTGCCGGCCAAGCGCGACCCGCAGCGGCCCTACGAGCTGGTGGTCGAGGTGCGCGACCACGGGCAGCCGCCGCTGTCCTCCACCGCCGCCATCCAGGTGGTGCTGGTGGACGGCGCGGCCGAGcggcccggcggcggcggcggcggcggagcgctGGGTGCGGGGGTGGGtgcggggggcggcggcggcggcggcgagcATCGGCCCAGCCGCTCCGGGGGGGACACCTCGCTCGACCTTaccctcatcctcatcatcGCCCTGGGCTCCGTCTCGTTTATCTTCCTGCTGGCCATGATCGTGCTGGCCGTGCGCTGCCAGAAGGAGAAGAAGCTCAACATCTACACCTGCCTGGCCAGCGACtgctgcctgagctgctgctg of the Numida meleagris isolate 19003 breed g44 Domestic line chromosome 4, NumMel1.0, whole genome shotgun sequence genome contains:
- the PCDH10 gene encoding protocadherin-10 isoform X2: MIVLFLFASLWMLEGALGQLHYTVQEEQEHGTFVGNIAEDLGLDITKLSARRFQTASNSRSPYLELNLETGVLYVNEKIDREQICKQSPSCLLHLEVFLENPLELFRVEIEVLDINDNPPSFPEPDLTVEISESATPGTRFPLESAFDPDVGTNSLRTYEITPNSYFSLDVQTQGDGNRFAELVLDKPLDREQQAVHRYVLTAVDGGQPQQRTGTALLTIRVLDSNDNVPAFEQPVYTVSLPENSPPGTLVLQLNASDPDEGQNGEVIYSFSSHISARARELFGIAPRTGRLEVSGELDYEESSVYQVYVQAKDLGPNAVPAHCKVLVRVLDANDNAPEISFSTVKEAVSEAAAPGTVVALFSVSDRDSEENGQVQCELLQGDAPFRLKSSFKNYYTIVTEGPLDREQPGGDAYTLTVVARDRGEPPLSTSKSIQVRVSDVNDNAPRFSQPVYQVYVSENNVPGAYIYAVSATDRDQGANAQLAYSILESQIQGMSVFTYVSINSENGFLYALRSFDYEQLKEFSFQVEARDAGEEPQPLAGNATVNIIVVDQNDNAPAIVSPLPGRNGTPAREVLPRGAEPGYLVSRVAAVDADDGDNARLTYSIVRGNEASLFRMDWRTGELRTARRVPAKRDPQRPYELVVEVRDHGQPPLSSTAAIQVVLVDGAAERPGGGGGGGALGAGVGAGGGGGGGEHRPSRSGGDTSLDLTLILIIALGSVSFIFLLAMIVLAVRCQKEKKLNIYTCLASDCCLSCCCCCPCCSRQARARKKKLSKSDIMLVQSSNAPSNPAQVPVEESGSFGSHHHNQNYCYQVCLTPESAKTDLMFLKPCSPSRSTDAEHNPCGAIVTGYADQQPDIISNGSILSSETKHQRAELSYLVDRPRRVNSSAFQEADIVSSKDSGHGDSEQGDSDHDATNRGQSSGMDLFSNCTEECKALGHSDRCWMPSFVPSDGRQAADYRSNLHVPGMDSVPDTEVFETPEAQPGTERSFSTFGKEKSLHNTLERKELDGLLSNTRAPYKPPYLKHGWQQSNLPHPTSPSRVSHSLPGYTTTKARKRIC
- the PCDH10 gene encoding protocadherin-10 isoform X6, which produces MIVLFLFASLWMLEGALGQLHYTVQEEQEHGTFVGNIAEDLGLDITKLSARRFQTASNSRSPYLELNLETGVLYVNEKIDREQICKQSPSCLLHLEVFLENPLELFRVEIEVLDINDNPPSFPEPDLTVEISESATPGTRFPLESAFDPDVGTNSLRTYEITPNSYFSLDVQTQGDGNRFAELVLDKPLDREQQAVHRYVLTAVDGGQPQQRTGTALLTIRVLDSNDNVPAFEQPVYTVSLPENSPPGTLVLQLNASDPDEGQNGEVIYSFSSHISARARELFGIAPRTGRLEVSGELDYEESSVYQVYVQAKDLGPNAVPAHCKVLVRVLDANDNAPEISFSTVKEAVSEAAAPGTVVALFSVSDRDSEENGQVQCELLQGDAPFRLKSSFKNYYTIVTEGPLDREQPGGDAYTLTVVARDRGEPPLSTSKSIQVRVSDVNDNAPRFSQPVYQVYVSENNVPGAYIYAVSATDRDQGANAQLAYSILESQIQGMSVFTYVSINSENGFLYALRSFDYEQLKEFSFQVEARDAGEEPQPLAGNATVNIIVVDQNDNAPAIVSPLPGRNGTPAREVLPRGAEPGYLVSRVAAVDADDGDNARLTYSIVRGNEASLFRMDWRTGELRTARRVPAKRDPQRPYELVVEVRDHGQPPLSSTAAIQVVLVDGAAERPGGGGGGGALGAGVGAGGGGGGGEHRPSRSGGDTSLDLTLILIIALGSVSFIFLLAMIVLAVRCQKEKKLNIYTCLASDCCLSCCCCCPCCSRQARARKKKLSKSDIMLVQSSNAPSNPAQVPVEESGSFGSHHHNQNYCYQVCLTPESAKTDLMFLKPCSPSRSTDAEHNPCGAIVTGYADQQPDIISNGSILSSETKHQRAELSYLVDRPRRVNSSAFQEADIVSSKDSGHGDSEQGDSDHDATNRGQSSGMDLFSNCTEECKALGHSDRCWMPSFVPSDGRQAADYRSNLHVPGMDSVPDTEVFETPEAQPGTERSFSTFGKEKSLHNTLERKELDGLLSNTRAPYKPPYLRAPWAAWQRK
- the PCDH10 gene encoding protocadherin-10 isoform X1, yielding MIVLFLFASLWMLEGALGQLHYTVQEEQEHGTFVGNIAEDLGLDITKLSARRFQTASNSRSPYLELNLETGVLYVNEKIDREQICKQSPSCLLHLEVFLENPLELFRVEIEVLDINDNPPSFPEPDLTVEISESATPGTRFPLESAFDPDVGTNSLRTYEITPNSYFSLDVQTQGDGNRFAELVLDKPLDREQQAVHRYVLTAVDGGQPQQRTGTALLTIRVLDSNDNVPAFEQPVYTVSLPENSPPGTLVLQLNASDPDEGQNGEVIYSFSSHISARARELFGIAPRTGRLEVSGELDYEESSVYQVYVQAKDLGPNAVPAHCKVLVRVLDANDNAPEISFSTVKEAVSEAAAPGTVVALFSVSDRDSEENGQVQCELLQGDAPFRLKSSFKNYYTIVTEGPLDREQPGGDAYTLTVVARDRGEPPLSTSKSIQVRVSDVNDNAPRFSQPVYQVYVSENNVPGAYIYAVSATDRDQGANAQLAYSILESQIQGMSVFTYVSINSENGFLYALRSFDYEQLKEFSFQVEARDAGEEPQPLAGNATVNIIVVDQNDNAPAIVSPLPGRNGTPAREVLPRGAEPGYLVSRVAAVDADDGDNARLTYSIVRGNEASLFRMDWRTGELRTARRVPAKRDPQRPYELVVEVRDHGQPPLSSTAAIQVVLVDGAAERPGGGGGGGALGAGVGAGGGGGGGEHRPSRSGGDTSLDLTLILIIALGSVSFIFLLAMIVLAVRCQKEKKLNIYTCLASDCCLSCCCCCPCCSRQARARKKKLSKSDIMLVQSSNAPSNPAQVPVEESGSFGSHHHNQNYCYQVCLTPESAKTDLMFLKPCSPSRSTDAEHNPCGAIVTGYADQQPDIISNGSILSSETKHQRAELSYLVDRPRRVNSSAFQEADIVSSKDSGHGDSEQGDSDHDATNRGQSSGMDLFSNCTEECKALGHSDRCWMPSFVPSDGRQAADYRSNLHVPGMDSVPDTEVFETPEAQPGTERSFSTFGKEKSLHNTLERKELDGLLSNTRAPYKPPYLKHGWQQSNLPHPTSPSRVSHSLPGYTTTKAFAISGSQSGL
- the PCDH10 gene encoding protocadherin-10 isoform X5 yields the protein MIVLFLFASLWMLEGALGQLHYTVQEEQEHGTFVGNIAEDLGLDITKLSARRFQTASNSRSPYLELNLETGVLYVNEKIDREQICKQSPSCLLHLEVFLENPLELFRVEIEVLDINDNPPSFPEPDLTVEISESATPGTRFPLESAFDPDVGTNSLRTYEITPNSYFSLDVQTQGDGNRFAELVLDKPLDREQQAVHRYVLTAVDGGQPQQRTGTALLTIRVLDSNDNVPAFEQPVYTVSLPENSPPGTLVLQLNASDPDEGQNGEVIYSFSSHISARARELFGIAPRTGRLEVSGELDYEESSVYQVYVQAKDLGPNAVPAHCKVLVRVLDANDNAPEISFSTVKEAVSEAAAPGTVVALFSVSDRDSEENGQVQCELLQGDAPFRLKSSFKNYYTIVTEGPLDREQPGGDAYTLTVVARDRGEPPLSTSKSIQVRVSDVNDNAPRFSQPVYQVYVSENNVPGAYIYAVSATDRDQGANAQLAYSILESQIQGMSVFTYVSINSENGFLYALRSFDYEQLKEFSFQVEARDAGEEPQPLAGNATVNIIVVDQNDNAPAIVSPLPGRNGTPAREVLPRGAEPGYLVSRVAAVDADDGDNARLTYSIVRGNEASLFRMDWRTGELRTARRVPAKRDPQRPYELVVEVRDHGQPPLSSTAAIQVVLVDGAAERPGGGGGGGALGAGVGAGGGGGGGEHRPSRSGGDTSLDLTLILIIALGSVSFIFLLAMIVLAVRCQKEKKLNIYTCLASDCCLSCCCCCPCCSRQARARKKKLSKSDIMLVQSSNAPSNPAQVPVEESGSFGSHHHNQNYCYQVCLTPESAKTDLMFLKPCSPSRSTDAEHNPCGAIVTGYADQQPDIISNGSILSSETKHQRAELSYLVDRPRRVNSSAFQEADIVSSKDSGHGDSEQGDSDHDATNRGQSSGMDLFSNCTEECKALGHSDRCWMPSFVPSDGRQAADYRSNLHVPGMDSVPDTEVFETPEAQPGTERSFSTFGKEKSLHNTLERKELDGLLSNTRAPYKPPYLTFAISGSQSGL
- the PCDH10 gene encoding protocadherin-10 isoform X7; protein product: MIVLFLFASLWMLEGALGQLHYTVQEEQEHGTFVGNIAEDLGLDITKLSARRFQTASNSRSPYLELNLETGVLYVNEKIDREQICKQSPSCLLHLEVFLENPLELFRVEIEVLDINDNPPSFPEPDLTVEISESATPGTRFPLESAFDPDVGTNSLRTYEITPNSYFSLDVQTQGDGNRFAELVLDKPLDREQQAVHRYVLTAVDGGQPQQRTGTALLTIRVLDSNDNVPAFEQPVYTVSLPENSPPGTLVLQLNASDPDEGQNGEVIYSFSSHISARARELFGIAPRTGRLEVSGELDYEESSVYQVYVQAKDLGPNAVPAHCKVLVRVLDANDNAPEISFSTVKEAVSEAAAPGTVVALFSVSDRDSEENGQVQCELLQGDAPFRLKSSFKNYYTIVTEGPLDREQPGGDAYTLTVVARDRGEPPLSTSKSIQVRVSDVNDNAPRFSQPVYQVYVSENNVPGAYIYAVSATDRDQGANAQLAYSILESQIQGMSVFTYVSINSENGFLYALRSFDYEQLKEFSFQVEARDAGEEPQPLAGNATVNIIVVDQNDNAPAIVSPLPGRNGTPAREVLPRGAEPGYLVSRVAAVDADDGDNARLTYSIVRGNEASLFRMDWRTGELRTARRVPAKRDPQRPYELVVEVRDHGQPPLSSTAAIQVVLVDGAAERPGGGGGGGALGAGVGAGGGGGGGEHRPSRSGGDTSLDLTLILIIALGSVSFIFLLAMIVLAVRCQKEKKLNIYTCLASDCCLSCCCCCPCCSRQARARKKKLSKSDIMLVQSSNAPSNPAQVPVEESGSFGSHHHNQNYCYQVCLTPESAKTDLMFLKPCSPSRSTDAEHNPCGAIVTGYADQQPDIISNGSILSSETKHQRAELSYLVDRPRRVNSSAFQEADIVSSKDSGHGDSEQGDSDHDATNRGQSSGMDLFSNCTEECKALGHSDRCWMPSFVPSDGRQAADYRSNLHVPGMDSVPDTEVFETPEAQPGTERSFSTFGKEKSLHNTLERKELDGLLSNTRAPYKPPYLTRKRIC
- the PCDH10 gene encoding protocadherin-10 isoform X4, coding for MIVLFLFASLWMLEGALGQLHYTVQEEQEHGTFVGNIAEDLGLDITKLSARRFQTASNSRSPYLELNLETGVLYVNEKIDREQICKQSPSCLLHLEVFLENPLELFRVEIEVLDINDNPPSFPEPDLTVEISESATPGTRFPLESAFDPDVGTNSLRTYEITPNSYFSLDVQTQGDGNRFAELVLDKPLDREQQAVHRYVLTAVDGGQPQQRTGTALLTIRVLDSNDNVPAFEQPVYTVSLPENSPPGTLVLQLNASDPDEGQNGEVIYSFSSHISARARELFGIAPRTGRLEVSGELDYEESSVYQVYVQAKDLGPNAVPAHCKVLVRVLDANDNAPEISFSTVKEAVSEAAAPGTVVALFSVSDRDSEENGQVQCELLQGDAPFRLKSSFKNYYTIVTEGPLDREQPGGDAYTLTVVARDRGEPPLSTSKSIQVRVSDVNDNAPRFSQPVYQVYVSENNVPGAYIYAVSATDRDQGANAQLAYSILESQIQGMSVFTYVSINSENGFLYALRSFDYEQLKEFSFQVEARDAGEEPQPLAGNATVNIIVVDQNDNAPAIVSPLPGRNGTPAREVLPRGAEPGYLVSRVAAVDADDGDNARLTYSIVRGNEASLFRMDWRTGELRTARRVPAKRDPQRPYELVVEVRDHGQPPLSSTAAIQVVLVDGAAERPGGGGGGGALGAGVGAGGGGGGGEHRPSRSGGDTSLDLTLILIIALGSVSFIFLLAMIVLAVRCQKEKKLNIYTCLASDCCLSCCCCCPCCSRQARARKKKLSKSDIMLVQSSNAPSNPAQVPVEESGSFGSHHHNQNYCYQVCLTPESAKTDLMFLKPCSPSRSTDAEHNPCGAIVTGYADQQPDIISNGSILSSETKHQRAELSYLVDRPRRVNSSAFQEADIVSSKDSGHGDSEQGDSDHDATNRGQSSGMDLFSNCTEECKALGHSDRCWMPSFVPSDGRQAADYRSNLHVPGMDSVPDTEVFETPEAQPGTERSFSTFGKEKSLHNTLERKELDGLLSNTRAPYKPPYLKVSFFLSCSTEKDMLVTSTGLT
- the PCDH10 gene encoding protocadherin-10 isoform X3, with product MIVLFLFASLWMLEGALGQLHYTVQEEQEHGTFVGNIAEDLGLDITKLSARRFQTASNSRSPYLELNLETGVLYVNEKIDREQICKQSPSCLLHLEVFLENPLELFRVEIEVLDINDNPPSFPEPDLTVEISESATPGTRFPLESAFDPDVGTNSLRTYEITPNSYFSLDVQTQGDGNRFAELVLDKPLDREQQAVHRYVLTAVDGGQPQQRTGTALLTIRVLDSNDNVPAFEQPVYTVSLPENSPPGTLVLQLNASDPDEGQNGEVIYSFSSHISARARELFGIAPRTGRLEVSGELDYEESSVYQVYVQAKDLGPNAVPAHCKVLVRVLDANDNAPEISFSTVKEAVSEAAAPGTVVALFSVSDRDSEENGQVQCELLQGDAPFRLKSSFKNYYTIVTEGPLDREQPGGDAYTLTVVARDRGEPPLSTSKSIQVRVSDVNDNAPRFSQPVYQVYVSENNVPGAYIYAVSATDRDQGANAQLAYSILESQIQGMSVFTYVSINSENGFLYALRSFDYEQLKEFSFQVEARDAGEEPQPLAGNATVNIIVVDQNDNAPAIVSPLPGRNGTPAREVLPRGAEPGYLVSRVAAVDADDGDNARLTYSIVRGNEASLFRMDWRTGELRTARRVPAKRDPQRPYELVVEVRDHGQPPLSSTAAIQVVLVDGAAERPGGGGGGGALGAGVGAGGGGGGGEHRPSRSGGDTSLDLTLILIIALGSVSFIFLLAMIVLAVRCQKEKKLNIYTCLASDCCLSCCCCCPCCSRQARARKKKLSKSDIMLVQSSNAPSNPAQVPVEESGSFGSHHHNQNYCYQVCLTPESAKTDLMFLKPCSPSRSTDAEHNPCGAIVTGYADQQPDIISNGSILSSETKHQRAELSYLVDRPRRVNSSAFQEADIVSSKDSGHGDSEQGDSDHDATNRGQSSGMDLFSNCTEECKALGHSDRCWMPSFVPSDGRQAADYRSNLHVPGMDSVPDTEVFETPEAQPGTERSFSTFGKEKSLHNTLERKELDGLLSNTRAPYKPPYLKHGWQQSNLPHPTSPSRVSHSLPGYTTTKD